The proteins below are encoded in one region of Oncorhynchus masou masou isolate Uvic2021 chromosome 15, UVic_Omas_1.1, whole genome shotgun sequence:
- the clocka gene encoding circadian locomoter output cycles protein kaput — MTSSIGGDDASSIFDGLMEEDEKDKAKRVSRNKSEKKRRDQFNVLIKELATMLPGNTRKMDKSTILQKSIDFLRKHKEIAAQSESSEIRQDWKPPFLSNEEFTQLMLEALDGFFLAIMTDGNIIYVSESVTSLLEHLPSDLVDQNLLNFLPLGEHSDVYKALSSHILEGETLTPEYLKTKNQLEFCCHMLRGTIDPKAPPVYEYVKFIGNFKALNNVPNSTRNGLEGVIQRSLRPAFEDRVCFIATVRLAKPQFIKEMCTVEEPNEEFTSRHSLEWKFLFLDHRAPPIIGYLPFEVLGTSGYDYYHVDDLESLAKCHEHLMQYGKGKSCYYRFLTKGQQWIWLQTHYYITYHQWNSRPEFIVCTHTVVSYAEVRAEQRRELGIVESPPPEIFAVDKDSGSESQHQLNTSSLKEALERFDRSRTPSTSSRSSRKSSSHTAVSNPASPKLKTDRGTPGCQSVSAIEMTSQRRSSVSSQQSMSSQHTQNTGQNMAPSIVSQQHHQQQQQRQQQPQRQQQQPPPQQQQPPPPQQQQPPPPQQQQPPPQQQQQPPQEQQPPQQQQLQIQPSVQPMVQFSTQLDAMQHLKDQLEQRTRRIEANIQRQQQELRQIQEELQKVQGQGLQMFLQQGAGGLSLSSVQLAQGTTMQPGSALNIQGQVVSAGNLQGSTQQQHTVQRQPQQQAQPQQQNLLQDTSSVLSQSSVRSTHSLPPQQSALPASLYNTMMISQPNQANVVQIANSLAQNNSNNTATVATFAQDRSGQIRFPAGSQLLTKLVTGPMACGAVMVPTTMFMGQVVTAFAPQQGQTQTISIAQQQPQQQEQQTQAQSQALATQHGQAQQQTQFLQGPRLLHGNQSTQLILQAAFPLQHQGAFTTTQLQQQQQQQQQLQQQHQQQQQQLQQQQQQQQQQLQQQQQQEQQLASHRAGSMSGRSSTQPQ, encoded by the exons ATGACTTCCAGCATAGGCGG GGATGACGCAAGCAGTATCTTTGATGGGTTAATGGAAGAAGATGAAAAGGACAAAGCAAAACG AGTATCCCGTAACAAGTCTGAGAAGAAGCGCAGAGACCAGTTCAATGTCCTCATCAAGGAGCTGGCTACCATGTTGCCAGGCAACACTCGGAAGATGGACAAGTCTACCATCTTACAGAAGAGCATCGATTTCCTGCGCAAACATAAAG AAATCGCTGCGCAGTCAGAGTCAAGTGAGATCCGACAGGACTGGAAACCTCCTTTTCTTAGTAATGAAGAGTTCACACAGCTGATGCTGGAG GCGTTAGACGGCTTCTTCCTAGCAATTATGACTGATGGGAACATAATCTATGTCTCAGAGAGTGTTACATCTCTACTGGAACATCTTCCT tctgaCCTGGTGGATCAGAACCTATTGAACTTCCTGCCCCTGGGGGAACATTCAGACGTGTATAAAGCCCTGTCGTCTCACATACTGGAGGGCGAGACGCTAACGCCTGAGTATCTCAAGA CTAAAAACCAGTTAGAATTCTGTTGCCACATGCTCAGAGGGACGATTGACCCTAAAGCTCCCCCTGTGTACGAGTACGTCAAGTTCATAGGAAACTTCAAGGCCCTGAATAATG TACCTAACTCAACTCGAAACGGCTTGGAAGGGGTGATCCAGCGTTCACTCCGGCCCGCTTTTGAGGACCGAGTCTGTTTCATAGCAACTGTGAGATTAGCTAAACCACAGTTTATTAAG GAGATGTGCACTGTGGAAGAACCCAATGAAGAATTCACCTCCAGACACAGCTTAGAATGGAAGTTCCTCTTCTTGGACCACAG GGCTCCGCCCATAATAGGTTACCTGCCGTTTGAGGTTCTGGGTACATCTGGATATGACTACTACCACGTGGATGACCTGGAGTCACTGGCCAAATGCCACGAACACT tAATGCAGTATGGGAAAGGGAAGTCGTGCTACTACAGGTTTCTCACCAAAGGGCAGCAGTGGATCTGGCTCCAGACTCATTActacatcacctaccaccagtgGAACTCAAGGCCTGAGTTCATTGTCTGCACGCACACTGTCGTCAG CTATGCTGAGGTAAGGGCTGAACAGCGCAGGGAGCTGGGGATTGTTGAGTCACCGCCGCCAGAAATCTTTGCGGTAGATAAG GACTCTGGTTCTGAGTCTCAACACCAGCTCAACACCTCCAGCCTGAAGGAGGCCCTGGAGCGATTTGACCGCAGCCGCACGCCCTCCACCTCCTCACGCAGCTCCCGCAAGTCCTCGTCCCACACCGCCGTCTCCAATCCAGCCT CACCTAAGCTAAAGACAGACAGGGGTACACCAGGATGCCAGTCCGTCTCTGCTATTGAGATGACATCACAGCGAAGGTCGTCCGTCagcagtcag CAATCAATGAGCTCCCAGCACACCCAGAATACAGGGCAGAACATGGCCCCATCCATTGTTtcacaacaacatcatcaacagcAACAGCAGAGGCAGCAACAACCACAACGGCAACAGCagcaaccaccaccacaacagcagcaaccaccaccaccacaacagcagcaaccaccaccaccacaacagcagcaaccaccaccacaacagcagcagcaaccgCCACAAGAGCAGCAACCGCCACAACAGCAGCAGCTGCAGATCCAGCCCAGTGTCCAG CCCATGGTACAGTTCTCCACCCAGCTGGATGCCATGCAGCACCTGAAGGATCAGCTGGAGCAGAGGACCAGGAGGATTGAGGCCAACATCCAGAGGCAGCAGCAAGAGCTCAGGCAGATCCAGGAGGAGCTCCAGAAGGTGCAGGGCCAGGGCCTACAG ATGTTCCTCCAACAGGGTGCAGGTGGGCTGAGCCTGAGCTCTGTGCAGCTGGCCCAGGGGACCACCATGCAGCCAGGTAGCGCTCTCAACATACAGGGTCAGGTGGTGTCTGCAGGCAACCTGCAGGGCAGTACTCAGCAGCAGCACACGGTTCAACGGCAACCTCAGCAGCAGGCCCAGCCTCAACAACAGAACCTGCTACAAGACACCAGCTCTGTCCTCTCACAGTCTTCTGTGAGGTCGACTCACTCTCTGCCGCCCCAGCAGAGTGCCCTGCCGGCCTCCCTCTACAACACCATGATGATCTCTCAGCCCAACCAGGCCAATGTGGTCCAGATAGCCAACAGCTTagcccagaacaacagcaacaacactgCTACTGTGGCAACCTTTGCCCAGGACCGCTCGGGACAGATCAG gTTCCCAGCTGGCTCTCAGTTGCTGACTAAGCTGGTGACTGGTCCGATGGCGTGTGGAGCGGTCATGGTCCCTACGACCATGTTCATGGGCCAGGTGGTGACAGCGTTCGCTCCCCAACAGGGCCAGACTCAGACAATCAGCATCGCCCAGCAGCAGCctcagcagcaggagcagcagacGCAGGCGCAGTCTCAGGCCTTAGCCACACAGCATGGACAGGCCCAGCAACAAACCCAGTTCCTCCAG GGCCCTCGGCTGCTCCATGGAAACCAGTCCACTCAGTTGATCCTGCAGGCGGCGTTCCCGCTGCAGCATCAAGGCGCTTTCACCACCACGcaactgcagcagcagcagcaacaacaacaacagttacaacagcaacatcagcagcaacagcaacagctccagcagcagcaacaacaacagcaacagcaactccaacaacagcagcaacaggagCAGCAGCTGGCCTCTCACAGGGCAGGTAGCATGTCAGGTCGCTCCAGCACACAGCCCCAGTAA